In one Haloplanus salinus genomic region, the following are encoded:
- a CDS encoding MFS transporter translates to MSDRWLYGWGLASIGLGGASLVVPLYVVELGGGPVVLGVLAAAAAAAAAPGALVVGRLADRTGHRRGYVLGAIAVVAGGLAVVAGVESIPVVVAANAGIWFAFAAATPVVTLLAVVGAQESAWSDRITRLNEWQGVGWALGLLVGVCVLVGGERLVGLDARTALRAVCLVCGTSAAAGWLLTARALPVDPGPRAGPAPRRLRRALRGATRFGVRGAGFPFTPTRMDFRGLHPRRFVRRFTPSLALYFAAVVLVFAGFGAFFAPLPAYLAGVGFGDDAVFGLYLALNVGAAASFGSAGELVERYEVTLVHAGSLAVRAVTFPAIVATGGVLAATLPLFVLVGVTWAVIAISAVTLVTRLSPPIVRGEALGVYGALSTLASGVGSVGGGWLAASGYGRAFAVAGASVTAGVGVVMVLRRRVADGTAGPERTVYSTDRTE, encoded by the coding sequence GTGTCCGACCGCTGGCTCTACGGCTGGGGACTCGCTTCGATCGGTCTCGGCGGCGCGTCGCTCGTCGTCCCGCTGTACGTGGTCGAACTCGGTGGCGGTCCAGTGGTCCTCGGGGTGCTCGCGGCCGCAGCGGCGGCGGCGGCGGCGCCCGGTGCGCTCGTCGTCGGCCGCCTCGCCGACCGCACCGGTCACCGACGAGGGTACGTCCTCGGTGCCATCGCCGTCGTGGCCGGCGGGCTGGCCGTCGTCGCCGGCGTCGAATCCATCCCCGTCGTCGTCGCCGCCAACGCCGGGATCTGGTTCGCCTTCGCCGCGGCGACGCCCGTCGTCACGCTACTCGCCGTCGTCGGTGCACAGGAATCCGCGTGGAGCGACCGGATCACCCGCCTCAACGAGTGGCAGGGCGTCGGCTGGGCGCTCGGCCTTCTCGTCGGGGTCTGCGTCCTCGTCGGCGGCGAGCGGCTGGTGGGGCTGGACGCCCGGACCGCGCTTCGGGCCGTCTGTCTCGTCTGTGGCACCAGCGCGGCCGCCGGCTGGCTCCTCACGGCGCGGGCGCTTCCGGTCGATCCTGGCCCGAGGGCGGGGCCGGCACCGCGACGGCTCAGGCGAGCGCTCCGCGGCGCCACCCGGTTCGGCGTCCGGGGCGCCGGCTTCCCGTTTACGCCGACTCGGATGGACTTCCGTGGCCTCCACCCGCGCCGGTTCGTCCGCCGGTTCACGCCGAGCCTCGCGCTCTACTTCGCCGCCGTCGTCCTCGTCTTCGCTGGCTTCGGCGCTTTCTTCGCCCCGTTGCCGGCCTACCTCGCGGGCGTCGGCTTCGGCGACGACGCCGTCTTCGGCCTCTATCTCGCGCTCAACGTCGGCGCCGCCGCCTCCTTCGGGAGCGCCGGGGAACTGGTCGAGCGATACGAGGTGACGCTGGTTCACGCGGGGAGTCTCGCCGTCCGGGCCGTGACGTTTCCCGCCATCGTTGCGACGGGTGGCGTGCTCGCGGCTACGCTCCCGCTGTTCGTCCTCGTCGGCGTCACCTGGGCGGTCATCGCCATCTCGGCGGTCACGCTCGTGACGCGCCTGTCACCACCCATCGTCCGCGGCGAGGCGCTCGGCGTCTACGGCGCGCTCTCGACGCTTGCGAGCGGCGTGGGGAGCGTCGGCGGTGGGTGGCTCGCCGCGTCGGGATACGGCCGAGCGTTCGCCGTCGCCGGCGCATCGGTCACCGCTGGCGTCGGCGTGGTGATGGTGCTCCGGCGGCGCGTCGCCGACGGCACGGCCGGCCCGGAACGGACGGTTTATTCGACCGACCGCACAGAGTGA
- a CDS encoding HAH_0734 family protein — MQQLIVRGDPGIRKDAVIDYDGEEQVCFSIQRQGDYHGPDEVQLWCTIGTPDEREAFEKRQYVPHWLDVESVDADALDVIAPRGRQ; from the coding sequence ATGCAACAGCTCATCGTCAGGGGCGACCCCGGCATCCGCAAGGACGCCGTCATCGACTACGACGGCGAGGAGCAGGTCTGTTTCTCGATTCAGCGCCAGGGCGACTACCACGGTCCCGACGAGGTGCAGCTCTGGTGTACCATCGGCACGCCCGACGAGCGGGAGGCCTTCGAGAAGCGCCAGTACGTCCCCCACTGGCTCGACGTGGAGTCCGTCGACGCCGACGCGCTCGACGTGATCGCCCCGCGCGGCCGACAGTAG
- a CDS encoding DUF2298 domain-containing protein, translated as MEYGLVVRWLVAYGVLAGLGRPVAARLCSTLPGRGVGFALPTALVVVGTVGYWVGHLTFGPVTLAAALAVLIGLAALTGLDGDALRERRLELADGVRPTRRNAEASVVFLAAFLFLVAVRAVDPAVYPIGGEKFLDFGLLQALERATVLPPEDVWFANDPVAYYYGGHLLTALLADLTATPTRFAYNLSLAGFYATLVTAAYGLAGAIARGRADAWRPAALAAAFFVGAASNLVTVSRLVVAALPPSLQRDVAAAVAARSRYSTEGVLGGVDAFSYWTASRVVPGTINEFPLFAWLNGDLHAHMMGTPFLLLGAALAFALYRTPSRDLRRRRLLAFVVVPLLAGLQTVIDTWSMPSLFGLLFLAVALGPADPWSMLSERVAAWRRRRDDGPLLDEFGHLVGALGVAGVAGVLGGALAVPFLLGAGAGREVAFLAAAERTSLPGLLLVHGAFVVTFYAYLLDRLSVDRSLPLLVGVAALGLLAATAALPVAVVVGPLLVFGWVACRTDRPVGFETVLIVAGAGLVAIVELVYVKEQAGPLRMNTVFKTYMQVWVLWGTAAGAALPAFVRWAGGADAPSLPGTRSRWLRATLAVAVVVATVPYAGLALSAHFDASTDPTLDATRFVERDHPDEAPAIAYVDGLSGRPTLLSAPATGRYPGPNGDYPAPPGMYSWDSSPAASLTGVPTVAGWGHEIGYRGSAPYLGRVRDVDDAYTGSPERTVAVLDRYGVEYVWVGPAERARYGSVTFAGVEGLTPVFRNEAVTIYRVDEDELGVA; from the coding sequence ATGGAGTACGGTCTCGTCGTCCGGTGGCTCGTCGCCTACGGCGTCCTCGCCGGTCTCGGGCGTCCCGTCGCGGCACGCCTCTGCTCGACGCTCCCCGGCCGCGGCGTCGGCTTCGCCCTCCCGACGGCGCTCGTCGTCGTCGGCACCGTCGGCTACTGGGTCGGCCACCTCACCTTCGGTCCCGTCACCCTCGCCGCCGCCCTCGCCGTCTTGATCGGCCTCGCCGCGCTCACCGGCCTCGACGGCGATGCGCTCCGCGAACGTCGCCTCGAACTCGCGGACGGCGTCCGGCCGACCCGTCGGAACGCGGAGGCCAGCGTCGTCTTTCTCGCCGCGTTCCTCTTCCTCGTCGCCGTCCGCGCCGTCGACCCCGCAGTCTATCCCATCGGCGGCGAGAAGTTCCTCGATTTCGGCCTGCTGCAGGCTCTGGAGCGGGCGACGGTCCTCCCCCCCGAGGACGTGTGGTTCGCGAACGACCCCGTCGCCTACTACTACGGCGGCCACCTCCTGACCGCGCTCCTCGCGGATCTCACCGCGACGCCGACGCGCTTCGCGTACAACCTCTCGCTCGCGGGCTTCTACGCGACGTTGGTGACGGCCGCCTACGGGCTGGCCGGGGCGATCGCTCGGGGGCGTGCCGACGCGTGGCGCCCCGCCGCCCTCGCTGCCGCCTTCTTCGTCGGCGCTGCGAGCAACCTCGTCACGGTCAGCCGTCTCGTCGTCGCGGCGCTCCCCCCGTCGCTCCAGCGTGACGTGGCCGCCGCCGTCGCCGCCCGGTCGCGATACTCGACCGAGGGCGTTCTGGGAGGCGTCGACGCCTTCTCCTACTGGACTGCCAGCCGCGTCGTCCCGGGTACGATCAACGAGTTCCCGCTGTTCGCGTGGCTGAACGGCGACCTCCACGCACACATGATGGGGACGCCCTTCCTCCTCCTGGGTGCCGCCCTCGCGTTCGCGCTCTACCGGACGCCGTCGCGTGACCTGCGACGCCGTCGGCTGCTCGCGTTCGTCGTCGTCCCCTTGCTCGCCGGGCTACAGACCGTGATCGACACTTGGAGCATGCCCTCGCTGTTCGGCCTCCTCTTTCTCGCCGTCGCGCTCGGTCCCGCGGACCCCTGGTCGATGCTCTCGGAACGGGTCGCCGCGTGGCGACGGCGCCGGGACGACGGCCCGCTCCTCGACGAGTTCGGCCACCTCGTCGGCGCCCTCGGCGTCGCGGGCGTCGCGGGCGTCCTCGGCGGCGCCCTCGCCGTCCCGTTCCTGCTCGGCGCCGGCGCCGGCCGGGAGGTGGCCTTCCTCGCCGCCGCGGAGCGAACGAGCCTCCCCGGTCTCCTGCTCGTTCACGGGGCCTTCGTCGTCACCTTCTACGCCTACCTGCTGGATCGGCTGTCGGTCGACCGGAGCCTCCCGCTGCTGGTCGGCGTCGCCGCTCTCGGGCTGCTCGCGGCGACGGCGGCCCTCCCCGTCGCCGTCGTCGTCGGGCCGCTTCTCGTCTTCGGCTGGGTCGCCTGCCGGACGGATCGGCCGGTCGGATTCGAGACGGTTCTGATCGTCGCCGGCGCGGGCCTCGTCGCCATCGTCGAACTCGTCTACGTGAAAGAGCAGGCCGGCCCCCTCCGGATGAATACCGTCTTCAAGACGTATATGCAGGTGTGGGTGCTGTGGGGAACGGCCGCGGGTGCCGCCCTCCCGGCGTTCGTCCGGTGGGCCGGCGGCGCCGACGCGCCGTCGCTCCCCGGGACCCGGTCGCGCTGGCTCCGGGCGACCCTCGCCGTCGCCGTCGTCGTCGCGACGGTGCCGTACGCGGGGTTGGCGCTCTCGGCACATTTCGACGCGTCCACGGACCCGACGCTCGACGCCACACGGTTCGTCGAGCGCGACCACCCCGACGAGGCGCCGGCCATCGCCTACGTCGACGGCCTGTCCGGCCGGCCGACGCTCCTCTCGGCGCCCGCGACGGGGCGGTATCCGGGGCCGAACGGCGACTACCCCGCGCCGCCGGGGATGTACAGCTGGGACTCCAGCCCGGCCGCGAGCCTCACCGGCGTCCCCACCGTCGCCGGGTGGGGACACGAAATCGGGTACCGGGGGTCGGCGCCGTATCTCGGGCGGGTGCGCGACGTGGACGACGCCTACACCGGGTCGCCCGAGCGGACCGTCGCGGTACTCGACCGCTACGGGGTCGAGTACGTGTGGGTCGGCCCGGCCGAGCGCGCCCGCTACGGGTCGGTGACGTTCGCGGGCGTCGAGGGACTCACGCCCGTCTTTCGGAACGAAGCGGTAACCATCTACCGGGTCGACGAGGACGAACTCGGCGTCGCGTGA
- a CDS encoding glycosyltransferase — protein MSRSVGVVIPAYHPDVDRLGAYVRALQNAVDPEAIRVELDAAEPSVRDRIADLPVTLHEASSRRGKGAAITAGFEALSAEVDVLAFADADGSTPAPSIADVIRPVVAGDADVAAGSRRHPEATVESHQTVARRHLGDGFAWLARRLLDVHLYDYQCGAKALTSDAWDRVRPHLHEPGFAWDIELLAVADAVGCRIVETPVVWEDRPESTVSPVRTTLRLARGVVVSRHRAKLLRNDRLHSLLDRPRDSTPALVERDHR, from the coding sequence ATGAGCCGTTCTGTGGGGGTCGTGATCCCCGCGTACCATCCGGACGTCGATCGCCTCGGGGCGTACGTCCGTGCCCTCCAGAACGCCGTCGATCCCGAGGCGATCCGGGTCGAACTCGATGCCGCCGAGCCGTCGGTCCGGGATCGAATCGCCGACCTCCCGGTGACGCTCCACGAAGCGTCGAGCCGTCGGGGCAAGGGGGCGGCCATCACCGCCGGGTTCGAGGCGCTGTCGGCCGAGGTGGACGTCCTCGCGTTCGCGGACGCCGACGGGAGCACGCCTGCCCCCTCCATCGCGGACGTGATCCGCCCGGTCGTCGCCGGCGACGCCGACGTGGCCGCGGGGTCGCGCCGCCACCCCGAGGCGACCGTGGAGTCCCACCAGACGGTCGCCCGCCGACATCTCGGCGACGGGTTCGCGTGGCTGGCCCGTCGTCTCCTCGACGTCCACCTCTACGACTACCAGTGTGGCGCGAAGGCGCTCACGAGCGACGCGTGGGACCGAGTTCGCCCACACCTCCACGAACCCGGCTTCGCGTGGGACATCGAACTCCTCGCCGTCGCGGACGCCGTCGGCTGTCGCATCGTCGAGACGCCCGTCGTCTGGGAGGACCGCCCCGAATCGACCGTCTCGCCCGTGCGGACGACCCTTCGGCTCGCCCGGGGGGTCGTGGTCTCCAGACACCGCGCGAAGCTCCTTCGAAACGACCGGCTCCACTCGCTTCTCGACCGCCCGCGGGACTCGACGCCCGCCCTCGTCGAGCGGGATCACCGATGA
- a CDS encoding GtrA family protein, whose amino-acid sequence MSGGLGKLEELYSGIRFGQFVSVGAVGATAETIVVAVLTAGYGVLPQLAKAVGAEVSISLMFLINDRWTFSEAGAAGWLPRLRRYLKSHLVRTGGLVVGFAVLTALTSWTDVTLVVAGADLWPTVANAIGIGCGMMLNYLTEGLFTWRVGAE is encoded by the coding sequence ATGAGCGGCGGGCTTGGGAAACTGGAGGAACTCTACTCCGGGATTCGGTTCGGTCAGTTCGTCTCGGTCGGCGCCGTCGGCGCGACGGCAGAGACCATCGTCGTCGCCGTCCTCACCGCCGGCTACGGCGTCCTACCGCAGTTGGCGAAGGCCGTCGGCGCCGAGGTGTCCATCAGCCTGATGTTCCTCATCAACGACCGGTGGACGTTCTCGGAGGCGGGCGCCGCGGGGTGGCTCCCGCGGCTCCGGCGTTATCTCAAGTCGCATCTGGTCCGGACCGGGGGCCTCGTCGTCGGCTTCGCCGTTCTGACGGCGCTGACCTCGTGGACCGACGTGACGCTCGTCGTCGCCGGCGCGGACCTCTGGCCGACCGTCGCGAACGCCATCGGCATCGGCTGCGGGATGATGCTGAACTACCTCACCGAGGGACTGTTCACGTGGCGGGTCGGCGCGGAGTGA
- a CDS encoding Rieske (2Fe-2S) protein encodes MAPDSDRRIASLDAVPADTTYLVTLRNGDDDPREAVLVRTDDGVAGWLNYCRHLLDVRLDKGSGAPMRDGELVCANHGAYFEADTGYCTFGPCEGATLEPVDVSVADGDVYLTDDDYAFVETGGIDDGSEGPSPTSNFEF; translated from the coding sequence ATGGCTCCCGACTCGGATCGACGGATCGCGTCGCTCGACGCCGTCCCCGCCGACACGACGTATCTCGTCACCCTCCGGAACGGCGACGACGACCCGCGAGAGGCGGTGCTCGTCCGTACGGACGACGGCGTGGCCGGCTGGTTGAACTACTGTCGCCACCTGCTCGACGTGCGCCTCGACAAGGGATCGGGCGCGCCGATGCGCGACGGTGAACTCGTCTGTGCGAACCACGGCGCGTACTTCGAGGCCGACACCGGCTACTGCACGTTCGGCCCCTGCGAGGGCGCTACGCTCGAACCCGTCGACGTGTCCGTCGCCGACGGCGACGTGTATCTGACCGACGACGACTACGCGTTCGTCGAGACGGGCGGCATCGACGACGGGAGCGAGGGGCCGTCGCCCACGTCGAACTTCGAGTTTTGA
- a CDS encoding aminotransferase class IV, with product MEFHVDGTLVDAADATLPVADRGVAFGDAITEPLRVAGGTPVAWSAHADRLRDACAALDFGAVPSAPDLRARVDETVAANDHDDALVRLTVTRGRSSRTTSTLPGAARLRPPAVPDPTVVVTLAPLAVDRDPIGLQTVRARAIRPAAVPAAPATHNRLDAVRAGAELRRAAPPDDDPADEALILDDGHVVGGTASDPAFVADDALRLPALDDYAPRTATRELVRDLADAEGLPVVIGAYAPADFRAADEAFVAEPTAGVRPVDRIDGVSVGDGPVTRLLAHLYDARFVDADA from the coding sequence ATGGAGTTCCACGTCGACGGCACGCTCGTCGACGCCGCGGACGCGACGCTACCGGTGGCCGACCGCGGGGTAGCCTTCGGCGACGCGATCACCGAACCCCTCCGCGTCGCCGGCGGGACCCCCGTCGCGTGGTCGGCCCACGCCGACCGCTTGCGCGACGCGTGCGCCGCGCTCGATTTCGGCGCCGTTCCGAGCGCCCCCGACCTCCGGGCGCGCGTCGACGAGACGGTCGCCGCGAACGACCACGACGACGCGCTGGTCCGGCTGACTGTCACGCGCGGGCGCAGTTCGAGGACGACGTCCACGCTCCCCGGCGCCGCCCGTCTCCGCCCCCCGGCCGTCCCCGACCCGACGGTCGTCGTGACGCTCGCCCCGCTCGCCGTCGACCGCGACCCCATCGGCCTCCAGACCGTCCGCGCCCGCGCCATCCGGCCGGCCGCCGTGCCCGCCGCCCCGGCGACGCACAACCGCCTCGACGCGGTTCGCGCGGGAGCCGAACTCCGACGGGCGGCGCCGCCCGACGACGACCCCGCCGACGAGGCGCTGATCCTCGACGACGGTCACGTCGTCGGCGGGACGGCGAGCGACCCGGCCTTCGTCGCCGACGACGCGCTCCGCCTGCCGGCGCTCGACGATTACGCGCCCCGTACGGCGACGCGGGAACTCGTCCGTGACCTCGCCGACGCCGAGGGGTTGCCGGTCGTCATCGGGGCGTACGCCCCGGCCGATTTCCGGGCCGCCGACGAGGCCTTCGTCGCCGAACCGACCGCCGGCGTCCGTCCCGTCGACCGTATCGACGGCGTGTCCGTGGGTGACGGCCCGGTCACTCGCCTCCTCGCGCACCTGTACGACGCGCGGTTCGTCGACGCCGACGCGTAG
- a CDS encoding helix-hairpin-helix domain-containing protein: protein MGILDTLLSLLGQGESSDDDRRETTVSVEREASTETEAAVKGTDEAAAGTDAAASTESLVDGTGEAAEPAEAVEPGGVGTELDTVTAESDGEATGEHGATVDIEDAEGEPTADADPESVEVIKGIGPAYAERLANVGVHSVADLAAADAVELADAIDLSETRVGRWVERAQDR, encoded by the coding sequence ATGGGAATCTTGGACACGCTCCTGTCGTTGCTCGGACAGGGGGAGTCGTCGGACGACGACCGGCGAGAGACGACCGTCAGCGTGGAACGCGAGGCAAGCACCGAGACGGAGGCGGCGGTCAAGGGCACCGACGAGGCCGCCGCCGGCACGGACGCCGCGGCGTCGACGGAGTCGCTCGTCGACGGGACGGGCGAGGCGGCGGAGCCCGCCGAGGCCGTCGAACCCGGCGGCGTCGGGACGGAACTCGACACGGTCACCGCCGAATCCGACGGGGAAGCGACCGGCGAACACGGGGCGACCGTCGATATCGAGGACGCGGAAGGGGAGCCGACGGCCGACGCCGACCCCGAATCGGTCGAGGTGATCAAGGGTATCGGCCCCGCATACGCCGAGCGGCTGGCGAATGTGGGCGTCCACTCCGTCGCGGACCTCGCGGCCGCCGACGCAGTCGAACTCGCCGACGCCATCGACCTCTCCGAGACGCGAGTCGGCCGCTGGGTCGAGCGCGCGCAGGACCGGTAA
- a CDS encoding shikimate dehydrogenase, whose amino-acid sequence MHVFGLIGNPVGHSLSPPMHEAAYRELGMDARYVTFEPGPDDAGAAIDGAAALGIDGLNVTIPFKQDVLDVVDPDPLAARIGAVNTVDFATSPPRGYNTDAAGVRRAFDHHGVTLSGTDAVVVGAGGAARAVAVTLADAASQVHVANRTVERAESLAADVRADADATVTAGGLDTLAERVPAADVLVNATSVGMESDETPVPATLLHGDLAVLDAVYTPVETRLLRDAAAAGATTVDGAWMLLFQGVAAFERWTGHDAPVEAMNDALRSNLG is encoded by the coding sequence ATGCACGTCTTCGGGCTGATCGGCAACCCGGTCGGTCACTCGCTCTCGCCGCCGATGCACGAGGCGGCCTACCGCGAACTCGGGATGGACGCGAGATACGTCACCTTCGAACCCGGCCCGGACGACGCCGGGGCGGCCATCGATGGGGCGGCCGCCCTCGGCATCGACGGCCTCAACGTCACCATTCCGTTCAAGCAGGACGTCCTCGACGTCGTCGACCCGGATCCCCTCGCGGCGCGCATCGGCGCGGTCAACACCGTCGATTTCGCCACCTCGCCGCCCCGGGGCTACAACACCGACGCCGCGGGCGTCCGGCGCGCGTTCGACCACCACGGCGTCACGCTGTCGGGAACGGACGCCGTCGTCGTCGGCGCCGGCGGCGCCGCACGCGCCGTCGCCGTCACGCTCGCCGACGCCGCTAGCCAGGTCCACGTCGCCAACCGCACGGTCGAGCGGGCGGAGTCGCTCGCGGCCGACGTGCGCGCCGACGCCGACGCGACCGTGACGGCGGGCGGTCTCGACACCCTCGCGGAGCGCGTGCCGGCCGCCGACGTGCTCGTCAACGCGACGAGCGTCGGCATGGAGAGCGACGAGACGCCCGTTCCCGCGACCCTGCTCCACGGCGACCTGGCCGTCCTCGACGCGGTGTACACGCCCGTCGAGACCCGGCTTCTTCGGGACGCCGCTGCCGCGGGGGCCACCACCGTCGACGGCGCCTGGATGCTCCTCTTCCAAGGCGTCGCCGCGTTCGAACGCTGGACCGGCCACGACGCCCCCGTCGAGGCGATGAACGACGCCCTCCGATCCAACCTCGGATAG